A DNA window from Macaca fascicularis isolate 582-1 chromosome 18, T2T-MFA8v1.1 contains the following coding sequences:
- the DSG2 gene encoding desmoglein-2 isoform X3, producing MKINATDADEPNTLNSKISYRIVSLEPAYPPVFYLNKDTGEIYTTSVTLDREEHSSYTLTVEARDGNGEVTDKPVKQAQVQIRILDVNDNIPVVENKVLEGMVEENQVNVEVTRIKVFDADEIGSDNWLANFTFASGNEGGYFHIETDAQTNEGIVTLIKEVDYEEMKNLDFSVIVTNKAAFHKSIRSKYKPTPIPIKVKVKNVKEGIHFKSSVISTYVSESMDKSSKGQIIGKFQAFDEDTGLLARARYVKLEDRDNWISLDSVTSEIKLAKLPDFESRYVQNGTYTVKIVAISEDYPRKTITGTVLIYVEDINDNCPTLIEPVQTICNDAQYVNVTAEDLDGHPNSGPFSFSVIDKPPGMAEKWKIVHQESTSVLLQQSEKKLGRSEIQFLISDNQGFSCPEKQMLTLTVCECLHGSGCREAQRDSYVGLGPAAIALMILAFLLLLLVPLLLLMCHCGKGGKGFTPIPGTIEMLHPWNNEGAPPEDKVVPSFLPVDQGESLGGRNGVGGMAKEATMKGSSSASFAKGQHEMSEMDGRWEEYRSLLSGRATQVTGATGAIMTTETTKTTRATGASRDMAGAQAAAVALNEEFLRNYFSDKAASYTEEDENHTAKDCLLVYSQEETESLNASIGCCSFIEGELDDRFLDDLGLKFKTLAEVCLGQKIDINMEIEQRQKPATETSMNTASRSAYEQTMVNSENTYSSGSSFPVPKSLQEANAEKVTQEIVTERSVSSRQAQKVATPLPDPVASRNIIATETSYVTGSTMPPSTVILGPRQPQSLIVTERVYAPASALVDQPYANEGTVVVTERVIQPHGGGSNPLEGTQHLQDAPYVMVRERESFLAPSSGVQPTLAMPNIAVGQNVTVTERVLAPASTLQSSYQIPTENSVKARNTMVSGAGVPGPLPDFGLEESGHSNSTITTSSTRVTKHSTVQHSYS from the exons ATGAAAATCAATGCAACAGATGCAGATGAGCCCAATACCCTGAATTCTAAAATTTCCTATAGGATCGTATCTCTGGAGCCTGCTTATCCTCCAGTGTTCTACCTAAATAAAGATACAGGAGAGATTTATACAACCAGTGTTACCTTGGACAGAGAG GAACACAGCAGCTACACTTTGACGGTAGAAGCAAGAGATGGCAATGGAGAAGTTACTGACAAGCCTGTAAAACAAGCTCAAGTTCAGATTCGTATTTTGGATGTCAATGACAATATACCTGTAGTAGAAAATAAAGTG CTTGAAGGGATGGTTGAAGAAAATCAAGTCAATGTAGAAGTTACACGCATAAAAGTATTCGATGCAGACGAAATAGGTTCTGATAATTGGCTAGCAAATTTTACATTTGCATCAGGAAATGAAGGGGGTTATTTCCACATAGAAACAGATGCTCAAACTAATGAAGGAATTGTGACCCTTATTAAG GAAGTAGattatgaagaaatgaagaatctTGACTTCAGTGTTATTGTCACTAATAAAGCAGCTTTTCACAAGTCAATTAGGAGTAAATACAAGCCTACACCCATTCCCATCAAGGTTAAAgtgaaaaatgtgaaagaaggCATTCATTTTAAAAGCAGTGTCATCTCAACTTACGTTAGCGAGAGCATGGACAAATCAAGCAAAGGCCAAATAATTGGAAAATTTCAAGCTTTTGATGAGGACACTGGACTACTAGCCCGTGCAAG ATATGTAAAATTAGAAGATAGAGACAATTGGATCTCTCTGGATTCTGTCACATCTGAAATTAAACTTGCAAAACTTCCTGATTTTGAATCTAGATATGTTCAAAATGGCACATATACTGTAAAGATTGTGGCCATATCAGAAG ACTATCCCAGAAAAACCATCACTGGCACTGTCCTTATCTACGTTGAAGACATCAACGACAACTGTCCCACACTGATAGAGCCTGTGCAGACAATCTGTAATGATGCCCAGTATGTGAATGTTACTGCAGAGGACCTGGATGGACACCCAAACAGTGGCCCTTTCAGTTTCTCTGTCATTGACAAACCACCTGGCAtggcagaaaaatggaaaatagtaCACCAAGAAA GTACCAGTGTGCTGCTGCAGCAAAGCGAGAAAAAGCTTGGGAGAAGTGAAATTCAGTTCCTGATTTCAGACAACCAGGGTTTTAGTTGCCCTGAGAAGCAGATGCTCACACTCACGGTTTGTGAGTGTCTGCATGGCAGCGGCTGCAGGGAAGCGCAGCGTGACTCCTACGTGGGCCTGGGACCCGCAGCAATCGCACTCATGATTTTGGCCTTTCTGCTCCTTCTGT TGGTACCACTTTTACTGCTGATGTGCCATTGCGGAAAGGGCGGCAAAGGCTTTACCCCCATACCTGGCACCATAGAGATGCTGCATCCTTGGAATAATGAAGGAGCACCACCTGAAGACAAG GTGGTGCCATCATTTCTGCCAGTGGATCAAGGGGAAAGTctaggaggaagaaatggagtAGGAGGTATGGCCAAGGAAGCCACCATGAAAGGAAGTAGCTCTGCTTCCTTTGCCAAAGGGCAGCATGAGATGTCTGAGATGGACGGAAGGTGGGAAGAATACAGAAGCCTGCTTTCTGGTAGAGCTACCCAGGTTACAGGGGCCACAGGCGCTATCATGACCACTGAAACCACGAAGACCACAAGAGCCACAGGGGCTTCCAGAGACATGGCCGGAGCTCAGGCAGCTGCTGTTGCGCTGAACGAAGAATTCTTAAGAAATTATTTCAGTGAT aaagcGGCCTCTTACACTGAGGAAGATGAAAATCACACAGCCAAAGATTGCCTTCTGGTCTATtctcaggaagaaactgaatcgcTGAATGCTTCTATTGGTTGTTGCAGTTTTATTGAAGGAGAGCTAGATGACCGCTTCTTAGATGATTTGGGACTTAAATTCAAGACGCTAGCTGAAGTTTGCCTGGGTCaaaaaatagacataaatatGGAAATTGAGCAGAGGCAAAAACCTGCCACAGAAACAAGTATGAACACAGCTTCACGTTCAGCCTATGAGCAAACTATGGTTAATTCAGAGAATACCTACTCCTCTGGCAGTAGCTTCCCAGTTCCAAAATCTTTGCAAGAAGCAAATGCAGAGAAAGTAACTCAGGAAATAGTCACTGAAAGATCTGTGTCTTCTAGGCAGGCGCAAAAGGTAGCTACACCTCTTCCTGACCCAGTGGCTTCTAGAAATATCATAGCAACAGAAACTTCCTATGTCACAGGGTCCACTATGCCACCAAGCACTGTGATCCTGGGTCCTAGACAGCCACAGAGCCTTATTGTGACCGAGAGGGTGTATGCTCCAGCTTCTGCCTTGGTAGATCAGCCTTATGCTAATGAAGGTACAGTTGTGGTCACTGAAAGAGTAATACAGCCTCATGGGGGTGGATCGAATCCTCTGGAAGGCACTCAGCATCTGCAGGATGCACCTTACGTCATggtgagggaaagagagagctTCCTTGCCCCCAGCTCAGGTGTACAACCTACTCTGGCCATGCCTAATATAGCAGTAGGACAGAATGTGACAGTGACAGAAAGAGTTCTAGCACCTGCTTCCACTCTGCAATCCAGTTACCAGATTCCCACTGAAAACTCTGTGAAGGCTAGGAACACCATGGTGTCTGGAGCTGGAGTCCCTGGccctctgccagactttggtttAGAGGAATCTGGTCATTCTAATTCTACCATAACCACATCTTCCACCAGAGTCACCAAGCATAGCACTGTACAGCATTCTTACTCCTAA